The following are encoded together in the Kwoniella europaea PYCC6329 chromosome 1, complete sequence genome:
- a CDS encoding CTP synthase — protein sequence MVKYILVCGGVISGIGKGVIASSTGLTLKAAGLKVTAIKIDPYMNIDAGTMAPTEHGEVYVLNDGGETDLDLGNYERYLDVSLNKDNNVTTGKVYSHVIDRERKGDYLGKTVQIIPHLTNAIQDWIERVSKIPVDGTGEEPDVCIIELGGTVGDIESMPFVEAMRQFQFRVGHDNFALIYVSLIPVVGGEQKTKPTQAGVRDLRGLGLLPDLIACRCTDTLLTATMEKVSMFCHVSPKQVLGVHNVSSTYHVPLLLQQQGMLDFLKKRLNLGEVTINDKFKKKGEEFMGRWKALTVGQERLFDTVSIVLVGKYTTLEDSYMSVVKALEHASMRCGRKLELQWVDSSDLEPHTQISNPVKFHDAWSALCSAKGIIVPGGFGHRGTEGMISAVKWAREQHVPFLGICLGFQVAVIEWARHVCGLEGANSAELVPDTPYPVICFMPEISKTHMGGTMRLGLRPTIFQDHTESSKLRRLYGSNQVAWERHRHRYEVEPKYVEQLESKKGLRFVGKDERGERMQMLELDDHPYFVALQAHPEFCSRPLNPSPPFLGLIAAACGANVLTEQISKNENGGYVDPHPEESKIVPESEAYTEQAKGKKQSIEGVIRVRGEVDGDLQQREEQLEGVAINGDA from the exons ATGGTCAAATACATATTAGTCTGCGGTGGTGTCATCTC CGGTATCGGAAAGGGTGTTATCG CATCGAGTACTGGTCTTACACTCAAAGCCGCCGGATTGAAAGTGACAGCTATCAAGATCGATCCTTATATGAACATAGATGCTGGTACCATGGCCCCAACGGaacatg GTGAAGTATACGTCCTCAACGATGGTGGTGAAACAGATTTAGATTTAGGAAATTATGAGAGATACCTGGACGTGTCTTTGAACAAGGATAATAATGTAACGACCGGAAAGGTCTATTCACACGTGATTGAtcgagag agaaaaggagattaCCTTGGGAAAACCGTACAAATTATCCCCCATCTCACCAACGCCATTCAAGATTGGATTGAAAGAGTATCAAAGATACCAGTGGATGGAACTGGGGAGGAACCTGATGTCTGTATCATCGAG CTCGGTGGTACGGTCGGAGATATCGAATCCATGCCATTCGTAGAAGCGATGAGACAATTCCAATTCCGAGTCGGCCACGACAACTTCGCTTTGATCTATGTCTCCTTGATACCTGTTGTAGGAGGTGAGCAGAAGACCAAACCTACTCAGGCTGGTGTGAGGGACTTGAGAGGATTGGGTTTGTTGCCTGATCTG ATTGCATGTAGATGTACCGATACCCTTCTCACCGCAACTATGGAGAAAGTGTCCATGTTCTGTCACGTATCGCCCAAACAAGTGTTAGGTGTACACAACGTATCCTCAACCTACCACGTTCCATTGTTACTTCAGCAACAAGGCATGTTGGATTTCCTCAAGAAACGATTGAACCTCGGTGAAGTGACGATCAATGACAagttcaagaagaagggtgaggAATTCATGGGTAGATGGAAAGCTTTGACTGTTGG CCAGGAAAGACTCTTCGATACCGTCTCTATCGTTCTTGTCGGTAAATACACTACTCTCGAAGACTCGTATATGTCTGTTGTGAAGGCTTTAGAACATGCCTCTATGCGATGTGGTCGAAAGCTCGAGttgcag TGGGTCGACTCATCTGACCTCGAACCTCACACTCAAATATCCAACCCGGTCAAATTCCATGATGCCTGGTCTGCCCTCTGTTCAGccaa AGGTATCATCGTACCTGGTGGATTTGGTCATCGTGGTACGGAGGGTATGATCTCAGCTGTGAAATGGGCTAGGGAACAACATGTACCCTTCTTGGGTATCTGTCTAGGATTCCAGGTAGCTGTTATCGAGTGGGCTAGACATGTATGTGgtctggaag GAGCCAATTCTGCCGAACTGGTGCCTGATACCCCTTACCCCGTCATCTGCTTCATGCCTGAGATCTCCAAGACCCACATGGGAGGAACGATGCGATTGGGTCTTCGAccaaccatcttccaagatcACACCGAATCATCAAAACTCCGACGATTGTACGGCTCGAACCAGGTCGCATGGGAGAGGCACAGACATAGGTACGAGGTGGAACCTAAATACGTGGAGCAGCTGGAATCGAAGAAGGGTCTGAGGTTTGTAGGAAAGGATGAGAGAGGCGAGAGGATGCAGATGTTGGAattggatg ACCACCCATACTTCGTCGCTCTCCAAGCTCATCCCGAATTCTGCTCTCGACCACTCAACCCATCGCCGCCTTTCCTCGGTCTTATCGCTGCTGCCTGCGGTGCCAACGTGCTGACAGAGCAGATTAGCaagaatgagaatggtggaTACGTCGACCCACACCCAGAGGAGAGTAAGATCGTCCCCGAAAGTGAGGCTTACACCGAACAGGCTAAAGGGAAGAAACAATCGATAGAAGGGGTTATTAGAGTCAGAGGGGAAGTGGACGGTGACTTGCAACAGAGAGAGGAGCAGTTGGAAGGTGTCGCCATCAATGGTGATGCTTAG
- a CDS encoding enolase, which yields MLTLTNATSSCFPFPFPFHQSLTSSSPHLFSTFGLTIIRNPTVEVDVHTEKGRFRAQVPSGASTGAHEAIELRDKGSDYVGKGVLKAVKNVNEIIAPALIDAKIPVTSQKEIDDFLIKLDGTDNKGKLGANAILGVSMAVSEAGAADQGKPLYAYLAGLAGVSEPYVLPTPAFNVINGGSHAGNALAFQEFMLLPTGASSFTEALKMGSETYHTLKKVITKKYGIDAANVGDEGGFAPNVSGAEESLDLLTEAIKQAGYTGKVQIGLDVASSEFYKEGKYDLDFKNPNSDSSKWLSGKELADLYNSYVDKYDIISIEDPFDQDDFDAWTHFTTTSKIQIVGDDLLVTNPKRIKTAIEKKACNALLLKINQIGTISESIQAVQLSQSNGWAVMTSHRSGETESTYIADLAVALKTGEIKTGAPCRSERVAKYNQLLRIEEELGDKAIYAGSKGLSKGTTAPELKDN from the exons ATGCTGACATTAACAAATGCCACTTCTTCGTgcttcccattcccatttccattccatcaatctcttacatcatcatctccccACCTGTTCTCTACCTTTGGATTGACGATCATACGTAACCCTACCGTCGAGGTCGATGTCCACACCGAAAAAG GCCGATTCAGAGCCCAAGTCCCATCTGGTGCTTCCACCGGTGCTCACGAAGCCATTGAATTGAGAGACAAAGGATCAGACTACGTCGGTAAAG GTGTCCTCAAAGCCGTCAAGAACGTCAACGAAATCATCGCTCCCGCTCTTATCGATGCCAAGATCCCTGTCACTTCTCAAAAGGAAATTGATGACTTCCTCATCAAACTTGACGGTACCGACAACAAGGGTAAATTAGGTGCCAATGCCATTCTCGGTGTTTCCATGGCCGTTTCTGAAGCTGGTGCCGCTGATCAG GGTAAACCTCTCTACGCTTACCTTGCCGGTCTTGCTGGTGTCTCCGAGCCTTACGTTCTCCCCACCCCCGCTTTCAACGTTATCAACGGTGGTTCTCACGCCGGTAACGCCCTTGCCTTCCAAGAATTCATGCTTCTCCCCACCGGtgcttcttccttcaccGAAGCCTTGAAGATGGGTTCTGAGACCTACCACACCCTCAAGAAGGTCATCACTAAGAAATACGGTATCGATG CCGCCAATGTCGGTGACGAAGGTGGTTTCGCCCCTAACGTCTCTGGTGCTGAGGAATCCCTTGACCTCCTTACCGAAGCTATCAAGCAAGCTGGTTACACCGGTAAAGTCCAAATCGGTCTTGATGTCGCTTCTTCCGAATTCTACAAGGAGGGTAAATACGACCTTGACTTTAAG AACCCCAACTCTGACTCCTCCAAATGGCTCTCCGGTAAAGAACTCGCCGACCTCTACAACTCTTACGTCGACAAATACGATATCATCTCCATCGAAGACCCCTTCGACCAAGATGATTTCGACGCCTGGACCCACTtcaccaccacttccaaGATTCAAATTGTCGGTGATGACTTGCTCGTTACCAACCCTAAGAGAATCAAGACTGCCATCGAGAAGAAGGCCTGTAACGCTCTTttgctcaag ATCAACCAAATCGGTACCATCTCTGAATCTATCCAGGC CGTACAACTCTCTCAATCTAACGGTTGGGCTGTCATGACCTCTCACCGATCTGGTGAGACCGAGTCCACCTACATTGCTGATCTTGCCGTTGCTCTTAAGACCGG TGAAATCAAGACCGGTGCTCCTTGTCGATCCGAACGAGTTGCTA AATACAACCAACTTCTccgaattgaagaagaactcGGTGATAAAGCCATCTACGCTGGTTCCAAAGGTTTGAGCAAGGGTACCACTGCCCCTGAACTCAAGGACAACTAA